One Thermoplasma volcanium GSS1 genomic window carries:
- a CDS encoding DUF1015 family protein, whose amino-acid sequence MEVKPFRPLIYRKEIDGMIAPPFDAITPKEEVELKRNKYNITYLTLPKGRDGIPHAKMLLQSWLENGVLIPMKEDVFIVLRQRFYVGDECINRYGLIAKVKVFPESGDVIPHERTFDMYVKERETLMDGISSQLEPIFLVTLKNDLPGYLKAITDGLKEDNTYFGPENVENFVYYINDKRKINKIISLLAEDKSIVADGHHRLQATKNIAARKSGGEREFWSYAMAYITSIHDPGVLVGGVNRVVSNKFRLDMNVLSKYFEINQVERLDETNINLFNGRLYSLKIRIPVYDNLIDASNDFILSKSASMNYTDIENEVIYTHDIYELMSLVNSGSYSFGIILPRWDKMKLIETLLSGRKLPQKSTYFYPKIPSGLAIDTALELRLS is encoded by the coding sequence TTGGAAGTAAAGCCATTCAGACCTCTCATATATAGAAAAGAAATCGACGGCATGATAGCTCCTCCTTTTGACGCAATAACACCAAAGGAAGAAGTAGAACTTAAAAGAAATAAATACAACATAACTTACTTGACGCTACCGAAGGGGAGGGACGGCATACCGCATGCAAAGATGCTTCTCCAGTCTTGGCTTGAAAATGGAGTACTTATCCCTATGAAAGAGGATGTCTTTATAGTACTCCGCCAACGTTTTTATGTTGGGGATGAGTGCATTAACCGCTATGGCCTCATAGCAAAGGTAAAAGTATTCCCTGAGAGCGGTGATGTAATACCGCACGAAAGGACCTTCGATATGTATGTTAAGGAAAGAGAAACACTCATGGACGGAATAAGTAGCCAGCTTGAGCCAATATTTTTAGTTACACTAAAGAATGATCTCCCTGGTTATCTAAAGGCAATAACCGATGGCTTGAAGGAAGATAACACATATTTCGGCCCTGAAAACGTGGAAAACTTCGTTTATTACATCAACGACAAAAGGAAGATAAATAAAATCATAAGTCTTCTTGCAGAGGACAAATCAATAGTGGCGGACGGGCATCACAGGCTCCAGGCCACAAAGAATATTGCAGCACGCAAGTCAGGAGGGGAGAGGGAGTTTTGGAGTTACGCTATGGCCTACATAACATCTATCCATGATCCTGGTGTTTTAGTTGGTGGCGTCAATCGGGTGGTATCAAATAAATTTCGCTTGGATATGAATGTGCTCTCAAAATACTTTGAGATAAATCAAGTAGAAAGGCTAGACGAAACAAACATTAATCTATTCAACGGCCGTCTGTACTCTTTGAAGATCAGGATTCCCGTCTACGATAATTTAATTGACGCTTCGAACGACTTCATACTCAGCAAGTCAGCCTCTATGAACTACACGGACATTGAGAATGAGGTCATCTATACACATGATATATATGAGCTGATGAGCCTTGTAAACAGCGGTTCATATTCGTTCGGCATAATTCTTCCCAGATGGGATAAAATGAAACTTATAGAAACATTGCTCTCTGGAAGAAAATTGCCGCAGAAGTCTACCTATTTTTATCCCAAGATACCTTCCGGCCTTGCAATAGATACAGCTCTTGAGCTGAGATTGAGCTGA
- a CDS encoding deoxyribonuclease IV, which yields MDDDLKSIASKYYIGGHISVSGGLHLAPERASIFGFRTFQFFSKNQMRWNSTPISEEEALRFISEVSSHSISSTMVHASYLINLASSSNELHQKSFNAFVEEIQRAERIDATFLTFHPGSNGNKDEGIRKIKEAIEKVETHKVKLLVENTAGQGNVIGSTIYEIGQIIDGFDSSVGVCIDTCHAWAAGYDITNKYDEFIDELDSAIGLDRIYAFHLNDAMKDLGSNIDRHELIGRGKIGEGLIKLISDVRLFGKPKIMETPYGEAKFEENLKYIRKKLGE from the coding sequence ATGGACGACGATCTTAAGAGTATCGCCTCGAAATACTACATCGGAGGTCATATATCTGTTTCAGGAGGGCTACATCTGGCGCCAGAGAGGGCATCTATCTTTGGCTTCAGAACTTTTCAGTTTTTTTCCAAGAACCAGATGAGATGGAATTCTACCCCAATAAGTGAAGAAGAAGCTTTGCGTTTTATTTCTGAAGTGTCATCACATTCGATTTCTTCGACTATGGTTCACGCATCGTATCTCATAAACCTGGCTTCCAGTTCCAATGAACTTCATCAAAAGTCATTTAATGCATTTGTTGAGGAGATACAAAGAGCAGAAAGAATCGATGCAACATTTCTCACGTTTCATCCTGGATCCAACGGTAACAAAGATGAAGGGATAAGAAAAATCAAGGAAGCCATTGAGAAGGTTGAAACACATAAGGTAAAATTGCTTGTCGAGAACACAGCAGGGCAGGGAAACGTAATAGGCAGCACTATTTACGAAATCGGTCAAATAATTGATGGATTTGATTCTAGCGTTGGTGTGTGCATCGATACTTGCCATGCATGGGCTGCAGGATACGATATAACTAACAAATACGATGAATTCATTGATGAGCTAGACAGTGCTATAGGCCTTGACAGAATCTATGCTTTTCATCTTAATGATGCTATGAAGGATCTTGGAAGCAATATAGACAGGCATGAACTTATCGGCAGGGGAAAGATTGGAGAGGGGCTTATTAAATTAATATCCGATGTCCGTCTTTTCGGAAAGCCAAAAATAATGGAAACACCTTACGGGGAAGCAAAGTTTGAAGAAAACCTCAAATATATACGGAAAAAATTGGGTGAATAA
- a CDS encoding TrmB family transcriptional regulator → MEANNEKMQRIEEMLKMFGLSSYEAQGFAALVYHGVANADTIATTANIPRTSAYKVMESLVKKGLAKATEGRPRMFKPAKMEEIRDYYEDKLQQLFRDLKELEENAPSRGEPQLIYTINGTEKVMEKIEEMINMTEREIIISTPKIIEIRKQMKKPIENAVKRGARVIFVIPPNKRVPANVIVYRKEGLIATDIVSDQIRALIADPNLETCGYSDNPTLCMHVYQFINTMVNRPESQ, encoded by the coding sequence GTGGAAGCTAATAACGAGAAAATGCAGAGGATAGAGGAGATGCTAAAGATGTTCGGGCTCTCCTCTTATGAGGCCCAAGGATTTGCAGCACTTGTTTATCACGGAGTGGCTAATGCAGACACTATTGCCACGACGGCCAACATACCAAGGACATCGGCTTACAAAGTTATGGAATCTCTTGTGAAGAAGGGGCTGGCGAAAGCAACAGAAGGTAGGCCAAGGATGTTTAAGCCTGCAAAGATGGAAGAGATTAGGGACTACTATGAGGATAAGCTACAGCAGCTTTTTAGGGATCTTAAAGAGTTAGAGGAAAACGCTCCCTCAAGAGGTGAGCCGCAGCTTATCTACACTATCAACGGCACGGAAAAGGTCATGGAAAAGATCGAAGAAATGATCAACATGACGGAAAGAGAGATCATCATATCAACACCGAAGATTATAGAGATAAGGAAACAGATGAAAAAACCCATTGAAAATGCTGTTAAAAGAGGTGCTAGGGTCATATTTGTCATTCCACCAAACAAGAGAGTTCCTGCCAACGTAATAGTTTATAGGAAGGAAGGCTTAATAGCAACTGACATAGTTAGCGATCAAATCAGGGCGCTCATAGCTGATCCTAACTTAGAGACTTGCGGGTATAGTGACAATCCAACCTTGTGCATGCACGTTTACCAGTTCATTAATACGATGGTAAACAGACCCGAAAGCCAGTGA
- the coaBC gene encoding bifunctional phosphopantothenoylcysteine decarboxylase/phosphopantothenate--cysteine ligase CoaBC — MLPYDKEMYARMLEGRTVIVATTASISIYRIPDLIRDLRREGAEVIVGMSESSEELVGPETMRWASEHDVVTKITGNVEHINLFINDKDKKALLIAPASYDTIGKMASGVTDTIPPLFFSFAFGYGVKTIVAPAMHRSMMENPINKENVEKLRRLGVDIVDPIYDEEKAKLSGNQCIIDHVCRAFYNKYDGKSILIISGRGEERIDPVRSITNDSTGYTGYWIARVAYRMGFSHITYIGNSIVDLPTYVNYRAAYTVDEFERLSEEEASNNYDYIVVNAALPDFKVIEKSEKKYSSNESHKLTLEPREKLVDKLSNISKGKIVAFRLTENIGEDPFKHFSKRIDMAVVNSYKTGPFGKTENEYRFVSKKFDVDLGRMPKPILAKNLVERLGDL; from the coding sequence ATGCTTCCATATGATAAGGAAATGTATGCACGCATGCTCGAGGGCCGTACAGTTATAGTAGCCACAACTGCTAGTATATCCATATATCGAATTCCGGATCTGATACGTGATTTGAGAAGGGAAGGCGCAGAGGTAATTGTTGGAATGAGCGAGAGCTCAGAAGAGCTGGTTGGCCCGGAGACTATGAGGTGGGCCTCCGAACATGACGTTGTAACGAAAATAACAGGAAACGTTGAGCATATTAATCTCTTCATAAACGATAAGGATAAGAAGGCCTTACTCATCGCACCGGCTTCATATGATACCATTGGCAAGATGGCCTCCGGCGTTACCGATACTATACCCCCGCTATTCTTTTCCTTTGCCTTTGGTTATGGCGTGAAGACGATTGTGGCGCCTGCAATGCATAGGAGCATGATGGAGAATCCAATAAACAAGGAGAACGTTGAGAAGCTCAGGAGACTTGGAGTTGACATAGTGGATCCCATATACGATGAAGAAAAAGCTAAACTATCAGGCAACCAGTGCATAATAGATCACGTCTGTAGGGCCTTTTACAATAAATACGATGGGAAGAGCATACTGATAATATCTGGAAGGGGAGAAGAGAGGATAGATCCAGTCAGATCGATCACAAATGATAGCACCGGATACACGGGATACTGGATAGCGCGTGTAGCGTACAGAATGGGCTTTTCTCATATTACGTATATAGGAAACAGCATCGTTGATCTTCCCACATACGTGAATTATAGGGCTGCCTACACCGTAGATGAATTCGAAAGGCTTTCTGAAGAGGAAGCCTCAAATAACTACGATTACATCGTAGTAAATGCTGCGCTTCCGGACTTTAAGGTAATCGAAAAATCTGAGAAAAAATACAGCAGCAACGAAAGCCACAAGTTAACTTTAGAACCTAGAGAAAAATTAGTCGATAAACTAAGCAACATCTCGAAGGGAAAGATAGTAGCGTTTAGGCTTACAGAAAATATAGGCGAAGATCCGTTCAAGCATTTTTCGAAAAGGATAGATATGGCAGTAGTAAACTCTTATAAAACAGGCCCATTTGGAAAAACTGAAAATGAGTATCGATTTGTCTCCAAGAAATTTGATGTCGATCTCGGAAGGATGCCGAAGCCCATTCTCGCGAAGAACTTAGTTGAAAGGCTAGGTGATCTATAG
- a CDS encoding carbon-nitrogen hydrolase family protein codes for MNELSITAVQLHRQHFEDGLAYLEKVIDAKNSDFLVLPEKWSTEVMDQQAVIDLIKDSIVSKFNIAVPGSFSIKENGFLYNRAYIFHTGKLIGYQDKISLYGNEGRHYNSGSEIRIFRKDDLRIGIAICYDIDFPYYPKLLAKNKADIIANPSLIRSIFSDEWHLYVSARSLENRIPVLSVNSLSDPYKGKSIFSHPYEYQGGGKLRLEIFDDEAFTVTLNKKDFTELRDRRINEDPGVYSGYKVNIVDF; via the coding sequence TTGAATGAATTAAGTATAACTGCAGTTCAGCTCCATCGCCAACACTTCGAGGACGGCCTTGCATACCTTGAAAAGGTTATTGATGCGAAAAACTCCGATTTTCTTGTGCTTCCTGAGAAATGGTCAACAGAAGTGATGGATCAGCAGGCCGTAATAGATCTAATAAAAGATAGTATCGTATCAAAATTTAATATAGCAGTGCCAGGATCTTTCTCTATAAAGGAGAACGGCTTTCTCTACAACAGGGCTTACATATTCCATACGGGAAAATTAATAGGATACCAGGATAAAATTTCATTGTATGGAAACGAAGGCAGGCACTATAACTCTGGAAGTGAAATAAGAATATTCCGAAAGGATGATCTAAGGATAGGCATAGCCATATGCTACGACATAGATTTCCCCTATTATCCAAAGTTGCTGGCAAAAAACAAGGCAGATATTATTGCGAATCCATCGCTTATAAGGTCTATATTTTCTGATGAATGGCACCTATACGTATCTGCAAGATCTTTGGAAAATAGAATACCCGTTCTTTCTGTGAATTCACTTTCTGATCCATACAAAGGCAAATCCATCTTTTCGCATCCATACGAATACCAAGGGGGAGGAAAGCTTAGGTTGGAAATATTCGATGATGAGGCCTTCACCGTAACGCTTAACAAGAAGGATTTTACAGAGCTGAGGGACAGGAGAATAAACGAAGATCCAGGTGTTTATTCAGGATATAAA